One stretch of Cygnus olor isolate bCygOlo1 chromosome 1, bCygOlo1.pri.v2, whole genome shotgun sequence DNA includes these proteins:
- the FRS2 gene encoding fibroblast growth factor receptor substrate 2, with protein MGSCCSCPDKETVPDNHRNKFKVINVDDDGNELGSGIMELTDTELILYTRKRDSVKWHYLCLRRYGYDSNLFSFESGRRCQTGQGIFAFKCARAEELFNMLQEIMQNNSINVVEEPVVERNNHQTELEAPRTPRTPTTPGFNAQSLPNGYPRYPSFGDASSHPSSRHPSVGSARLPSVGEESTHPLLVAEEQVHTYVNTTGVQEERKNRSSVHAPLESKLSNTETTKVKEDQICTDDKDAQVLLEPEGVKFVLGPTPVQRQLMEREKLEQLGRDQVSGSSTNNTEWDTGYDSDERRETPSGNKLVYENINRLSIPSASGVRRGRLTSTSTSDTQNINNSAQRRTALLNYENLPSLPPVWEARKLSRDEDDSLGPKTPSLNGYHNNLDPMHNYVNTENVTVPASAHKIEFTRRRDCTPTVFNFDIRRPSLEHRQLNYIQVDLEGGSDSDNPQTPKTPTTPLPQTPTRRTELYAVIDIERTAAMSSLQKALPRDDGTSRKTRHNSTDLPM; from the exons GTTATTAACGTGGATGATGATGGTAATGAGCTGGGTTCTGGCATAATGGAACTTACCGATACAGAACTAATTTTGTACACCCGTAAAAGGGACTCTGTAAAATGGCACTACCTCTGTCTCCGTCGCTATGGCTATGACtcaaatcttttctcttttgaaagtgGTCGAAGATGTCAAACTGGACAAG GAATCTTTGCCTTTAAATGTGCCCGTGCAGAAGAGCTATTTAATATGTTGCAAGAGATAATGCAGAATAATAGCATAAATGTGGTAGAAGAACCAGTAGTAGAAAGGAATAACCATCAGACTGAGTTGGAAGCTCCAAGAACCCCTCGAACGCCTACCA CTCCTGGGTTCAATGCACAAAGTTTACCTAACGGCTATCCCAGATACCCATCTTTTGGAGATGCTTCATCACATCCTTCCAGCAGGCACCCTTCTGTCGGAAGTGCACGCCTCCCCTCTGTCGGTGAAGAATCAACACATCCTCTACTTGTAGCAGAGGAACAA gtgCACACTTACGTCAACACTACTGGGGTacaagaggagagaaaaaatcgATCAAGTGTGCATGCGCCACTGGAATCAAAGctttcaaacactgaaacaacTAAAGTGAAAGAAGATCAGATTTGTACTGATGACAAAGATGCTCAGGTTCTCCTGGAGCCTGAAGGAGTCAAGTTTGTTTTAGGACCAACACCTGTTCAAAGGCAGTTaatggaaagagagaaactggAGCAACTTGGGAGAGACCAAGTTAGCGGCAGCAGCACAAACAACACTGAATGGGACACTGGATACGACAGTGATGAACGTAGAGAAACACCATCTGGTAACAAATTGGtgtatgaaaatataaataggtTATCAATCCCTAGTGCCTCAGGGGTCAGAAGAGGTCGTTTGACATCAACCAGTACCTCAGATACCCAGAACATTAACAACTCTGCTCAGAGGAGAACTGCGCTGTTGAACTATGAGAACTTGCCATCCTTGCCTCCTGTTTGGGAAGCCCGCAAGCTGAGTAGAGATGAAGATGACAGTTTAGGACCAAAGACCCCATCTTTGAATGGCTACCACAATAACCTAGATCCAATGCATAATTATGTCAATACGGAGAATGTAACAGTACCAGCAAGTGCTCACAAAATAGAATTTACACGACGTCGGGACTGTACCCCAACAGTCTTTAACTTTGACATTAGGCGTCCAAGTTTAGAACACAGGCAGCTCAACTATATACAGGTTGACTTGGAAGGTGGTAGTGACTCCGACAACCCTCAGACTCCAAAAACCCCCACCACTCCACTTCCGCAAACTCCAACCAGGCGCACAGAGCTGTATGCTGTGATAGACATTGAACGAACTGCTGCTATGTCAAGCTTGCAAAAAGCACTGCCCCGAGATGATGGTACTTCTAGGAAAACTAGACATAACAGTACTGACCTGCCTATGTGA